In Bacteroidales bacterium, the genomic stretch ATCACGGTAATTCTTCCTTCCTTAAAAGCTGCGGTCTCTCTGCCGGAAACGGGATCATAGCCATAAAAAGGCGAAGCAATGGTGGAGGCCCGGATGGTGGATGCAATGGGTCCGTTAATATCACAGGAGATGTCGGCAATCAGGGAAATGGGAACTTTCCCGCCGGCCAGAGCCTCCCTGCTAAGCATCCGTGGTGACCGGGGATCCCAGAAATGACATGCCATAAACAAATGGGTCCGTTCGGCATAGGGTGCAATGCTGTTCTCGTACATCTCCGGATGCTCCATAAAATGAGCAAAGTCAAAGCCGCTTCCATCCTTCCGGCGGGTATAGTGCCAGGGATCTATACGCGTATAGACCGCCTCTTCAAACTCTTCTTTCAGAAAAAGATCCGGTTCCACCCGACGGATCCCGGCCCTTTCCAGAATCTCCTGTGCGCCTCCGGCTACCCGTCCGCCTCCTGTAACCAGGATACGCAGCTTTCCCGCTTCAATCTTCCTTAGCTCCTGATAAAGCTCTTGCAGGTCAAAACACTCATTGGCCGGCTTTAAGGAATAAACGCCTGATAACCTTCCAAAACCCAGTAAGCCGTTATAAGCGCCTACCACCCCTGCCCAGCGTCCGAATGCAACGACCCGCATTCCATCCGCTCCGGTGAGGTATTCGTAGTCCAACAGCCGGATCCCCTTCCTCACCACTTCCTGCAAAAGCCCCCGGTTGTAAGCTTGCTTTTTGGCGGTATGGGAAAAAAAGAGATAAGTCTTCCGGTCAATCAAAGCATCCCGTTTTACCTCCTTGACCCCCATCAATACATCACAGGAAGAAAGATCCTCGGCAAGGGCCAGGCCCCCGGCCTCATACTCGTCGTCTGAGAAACAGCGGAAACCGGAGGGCTGCACCCGTATATCCAAGTGAGGGTATTTTGCCAGAAGCGAGCTACATTGAGCCGGAGTCAGTGGAACACGCTTATCAGGGGGCGACTTGGTTTCGCGAACAATCCCAATGCTTATCTTTTGCATACACGAATATAAGAGATATTCGTGTATCCGCGTCCCGTTCCAGTATGCTAAAAAGAAGCTCCGCTTCCTTTGATCCAGTCTTCCATAGTCTGTCCCAGGCTCTCCATGGATACATATCCCTGTTCCAGCGGAAGCTCCCGGGATTGCAGCCCCACCTGCTTCAGATAGGCCACAAAACCTTCGTTAAGCATGCGTCCGGCAAGCAAGGGGAACTCGAAGAGATCGGGCCGGCTTTTTTCATCATCCGGGTTTTTATAATTTCTCAGACAGGACTTCTCCGAGGAGGAAAGATAGATCCGGCAGGCCATGGGCCTGGCATCATAAACCTGGCAGCTTCCTGCTTCCAGGAAAGGACAGGCAACCCTTATTTTCAACTGCTCTTCCAGGGATCCGTTTCTGGACAGCAAGGTTTTCTGCCTGGCCCGATCCAGAACTTTGTCCCTTTGTTCTTCTGAGAGATCTTGCCCTGCATAATCCCGGAGATATAAAAACTCATGGCTTACGGCAAACACTTCCTGGTGACAACACCAGGCACAGCCCTTCCTGCATTCGGCAGACACACCCTCCCGGGCTGAACGCTTCAGAAAAGAACCCAGTAAATCATCCACAGACTGATAGAGCGAAGCGATGGCCCGCTTTAGATTGACTGCCGTAAGCTCCTGATCCAGATGTTCATGTGCCAGGCGATAACCATCCCGGTAAAAGATCCGCCTGATTTCCTTCAGATCCATCCTATTCCGGCGGAGAGGGGGGATTGGTTTCCAGCCACTCTTTCAGATTGGCCAGCCCCAGTTCGAAGCTTTGTTTCAGGAAGATTTTCCCAAACATCATTCCCAGTCTGCCTATGGGATAAGCGGTCTCCTGGCTGAAGGACCAGGTGACATGGGTCCCCCCGTCCACTGGCTTAAACCTCCACTCTACCAGGGCCGGTTCCTCCACTTCACCGAACCAGAGGGACGATTCTATGTATTCGTTCTCCACGACAGAAATCACTTCCATGCGACCCGAACCTATTCTCTGTCCCTCCCAGGAATAGGTGGACCCCACATATCCGCCGGCAGGTTCAAGTCTCATATCGGCAGTGCTATCCTGGGTGTACCAGGGATCCCATTCATACCTGCTGTTAAAGGATGCCACGATGGGAAATATTTCTTCCGGCTGCAGGGCAATGGTGGTTTCTGCGCTCACTTCGGCAGTGGCGGATGAGAAGAGGGGAACAATCAGAACAGCTGCTGCCAGCACCAGGGCAATGATCAGAATAATTCGCAATGCTTTCATAGGATAATTTATTGGTTTTTACAAACTATAACAACAGCTTGCGGGCAGATGTTCTGTCCGGTTTCATGGAAGAATTCCTTGGAATGGATGAGGTGGTCAGAATCCGACGGGGTATTTCATAGCTGGAGAGCGTCCCTGAAAGCTGTTCCAGCCATTTATCCAGTGGTGGACGCTTGTCCGGATATTCCACCAGCAGGACCAGCCGGTTCCCCAGTTTTCTGTCCGGTTCGGACAGCACCAGGCACTCGTGTCCGAGGCACTCCCGGATCTGCTCTTCCAGCACTTCAGGAATGATTTTGATGCCCCCGCTGTTGATCAGATTATCGAACCTTCCCAGCCAGGTAAACCCGTGTTCTCCGGGATGAATTTTTACCAGGTCGTTGGTGATCAGCCGACCGGAGGTGATCCCGCTAAGCTCCACTTCCAGGCAACCCCTCGAGTCGAGTCCGATCTGCACCCCTTCCAGTAACTTAAAAAAGGGATCTGCCTTTCTACCATTGATCCTTCGCAGGGCAAAATGGGTATAAGTCTCCGTCATCCCGAAGGACTCATAGATCTGAGGTGTTGACAGGGTCGAAAGCCTCCCGCGGGTGGCAGGGTGGAGTTCCCCGCCTCCGATAAGCAACTTGGCGATTCTTTCAAGGGGATCGCCATACTGGAGCGACTCCTCGATCTGAAGGGGGACCATGGCTGCAAAATCAAGCGGTACTCCAATATGCTGCAAAGGTCTGGAAGAGGGTTCCACGAGCAGCAGGTCCAGTCCACCCAGCAGTGCCCGGACAAGCATCATCTTGCCGGCGATATAGTGAACCGGCAGGGCGAGCAGCACCCGGTCTCCCCTCCGCAGGTTAAAATATCGGATGGTTCTCCCGGCACTCCGGATCATGGCTTCCCTGGAAAGGATGAAAGATTTGGGATCTCCGGTAGAGCCGCTGCTCTTCTGCAGGACCGGAGCGCCACCCGGATCCAGGAACAATCCCAAAAAGGAGAACAGCTCTTTCCTCCATGCCGGCACGGAAGAATCGGCCGACTGCTCTCTGCAGTAAGCCCGCAATCCGGGCAGCGTATAAAACGCTCCCTCCAGTTGAACGGGTTCTCTGATAGCCTCGTTGATATTCACTTTTTGACAGGATTCAGATTCCAGGGTACTTCAGGCCGGTACCATAACCGGTCACCGCTCATTTGCAAAGGCGAGGCTATGTTGTTGGTATACAGAGCCCCGGTGCCCAGACCCTGGTGCAGGCTTACCCCCCGTTGCCAGGTCCACTGCGCAATGGCATTCAGGCCAATGCTGGACTCCAGGGCAGAGGTGATCCACCAGCCGGCTCCATATTCCCCGGCCAGCGCGATCCAATGGGAAGTCACCGAGAATCCCCCCAGTAATCCGGGTTTCAGAACAAGATAGGCAGGCTTTACTGCCTCAAGCAGCAAGTGCCTCTGCTTCGCATCGCTAATGCCGATCAGTTCCTCGTCCAGGGCCACCGGGATGGCAGAGCCGGCACAGAGCCCGGCCAGTTCCTCCTTCTGGCCGGGGGCAATGGGTTGCTCAACGGAATGAATGCTGAAGCGGGAAAACTGCTCCATTTTTTCCAGGGCTTCACCTGGTTCCCAGGCCCCGTTGGCATCCAGCCGGATCTCCAGGTCGACCAGGCCAAACTCGGTGCGGATCCATCTCAAAAGCTCCAGCTCCTCCGAAAAGTCCAGAGAACCCACCTTCAGTTTTAATACCCGGAATCCAAGTTGCATTTTTTTCCGTATCTGACTGATCATAAATGCCTTGCTTCCCATCCATATCAGTCCATTGGTCGGAATGCCTTCCAGTCCCCGGGTAAAAGATGATTCATAGAGAATCCTGAGCCCTCCCGTTTCCAGGTCCCGTACAGCCGTTTCCAGGGCAAACTGAACTCCCGGCAGGGAAGGGAGCCGCTGCAGGGGATCCATCTCCCCCCGGTTGATCAGTTTGCAGATATGGTCAAGCTGGATCCCCATCTCCTCCCCGTCCTCCATACTGAGTCCGGGAATATAGGATACTTCGCCCTTACCCTTTTTACCCTCTTCGTTTTCCAGTTCAATAAACCAGCAGGGTTTCTCCTCCAGTACACCCCTGGAGGTTCCTGCGGGCCTGACAAAGATCAGGGGATAAGTGATATATGTGGCCCGGACCATTTAAAGCACCAGTCCGATTCCAAAAGAGATGGAGAAGAGAAGGGTGGCCATAGCCAGCCTCTTCAGCTCCCTGTTAAGTTCCAGGGGCACTGTATTGGTAATCACCGTATTGATATCTGAGATCAGGAGCGGGACCGGAAGCAGGAAAATCAGCTGGTAGTAGGATTCGAAATGGAGTGTGGTATAAATCACTGCCAGCACCAGTGCGGTCAGGAGTAGAACCACGTGATAGGTCTTGGCCCACCGGACCCCCATTCGAACGACCAGAGTATTCTTCCCATTGACGGCATCATTTTCACGATCCCTGAGGTTATTCAGGTTCAGCACTCCTGCACTGAATAGGCCCACAGAGGAGGCTGGCAGCAGGATGGTAGGATGAAGGGAATGCGTATGAAGGAAATAGGTTCCGGCCACCCCCAGGATTCCGAAATAGACAAATACCATAATGTCACCGAATCCCACATAACCATAAGGTCGTTTACCAATGGTATACTTGATTGCTGCAAAAATAGCGGAGAAGCCAAGAAGGAAAAAGAGTGCAAAAAGCAGCATTTCATCCCCTCTGAGGCCGAACCAGATCAGCAGCGATCCGGAAATAAGACTGAGCAGAACAAATACTACGATCATCCATTGGATCTGGCGGTGCGACACCAGTCCGGCCTGGGTGACCCTCAGGGGCCCCAGCCGGCGTTCGTTGTCGGTCCCTTTGCGGGCATCTCCGTAATCATTGGCCAGGTTTGAAAGGATTTGCAGAAACAGCGTGGTCAGCGTGCCAAAAATAAAGACGCCCCACCGGAAACGGTTTTCAGCAAATCCCAGCAGGCTGCCCAGGGTGGTGGCAGAAACAGCCAGCGGCAGGGTCCGCAGTCGAAAAGCCCGGAGCCATATTTGGGTCGTATTCATCCGAGTACAAAACTAATGAAAATCTTTGAGTTGAGTGCTCAGGGCAATTTGGGAAACTGATCCCAGTCCGGATCCCTCTTCTCCAGGAAGGCATTCTTACCCTCCTGGGCCTCCTCGGTCATATAGTAGAGCATGGTGGCGTTCCCCGCCAGCTCCTGGATCCCGGCCTGTCCATCCAGTTCAGCATTGAGTCCGGCCTTGATCATCCGCAGGGCAATGGGACTGTGTTTCATGATCTTGTTGCACCATTCCACGGTGGTATTTTCCAGCATATCCAGCGGAACCACCTTGTTGACCAGGCCCATTTCCAGGGCTTCAGCCGCCGTATACTGTTCGCACAGGAACCAGATCTCCCTGGCCTTCTTCTGTCCCACATGCCGGGCCAGAAAAGAGGAGCCGAAACCCGCATCAAAACTGCCCACTTTGGGCCCGGTCTGACCGAAACGGGCATTTTCAGAGGCAATGGAAAGATCGCAGACCACATGCAGTACATGTCCGCCTCCGATGGCATAGCCGTTTACCATGGCAATGACCGGTTTGGGAAGGCTTCTGATCTGCCGCTGAACATCCAGCACATTGAGCCTGGGCACTCCGTCTTTCCCCACATAGCCAGCAAAACCTTTCACATTCTGATCCCCTCCGCTGCAAAAAGCCTTCTCACCTTCTCCCGTAAGGATCACAACCCGGATCTCGGCTTTCTCCCTGCAAACTACCAGGGCTTCACTGATCTCCCGCGTCGTATCGGGAGTGAAGGCATTATAGTATCGGGGACGGTTGATGGTGATCTTTGCGATCCCCTTGCAAAAATCAAACTTTATCTCTTCAAATTCCCGGAGGCGAAGCCACTCTCTTTTCTCCATCTCTTACAAATAGTTAACTGAATAATTCTTTAAAGATAAGACTATTTTCACTGGCGGTTGTATCCACTTCAAGCACTGCCAAAGCTTTACCTGAAGAGAACAGGGCGCCGGTCAGGCCTTCCAGTTCCGTATAAGAGGCAACACGTCCGAAACTCCTGCCA encodes the following:
- a CDS encoding NAD(P)-dependent oxidoreductase, producing the protein MQKISIGIVRETKSPPDKRVPLTPAQCSSLLAKYPHLDIRVQPSGFRCFSDDEYEAGGLALAEDLSSCDVLMGVKEVKRDALIDRKTYLFFSHTAKKQAYNRGLLQEVVRKGIRLLDYEYLTGADGMRVVAFGRWAGVVGAYNGLLGFGRLSGVYSLKPANECFDLQELYQELRKIEAGKLRILVTGGGRVAGGAQEILERAGIRRVEPDLFLKEEFEEAVYTRIDPWHYTRRKDGSGFDFAHFMEHPEMYENSIAPYAERTHLFMACHFWDPRSPRMLSREALAGGKVPISLIADISCDINGPIASTIRASTIASPFYGYDPVSGRETAAFKEGRITVMAVDNLPGELPRDASADFGSALMEHVIPELLGIRQTGMLERASITAGGALTPLYAYLEDYLAGRE
- a CDS encoding YkgJ family cysteine cluster protein, with amino-acid sequence MDLKEIRRIFYRDGYRLAHEHLDQELTAVNLKRAIASLYQSVDDLLGSFLKRSAREGVSAECRKGCAWCCHQEVFAVSHEFLYLRDYAGQDLSEEQRDKVLDRARQKTLLSRNGSLEEQLKIRVACPFLEAGSCQVYDARPMACRIYLSSSEKSCLRNYKNPDDEKSRPDLFEFPLLAGRMLNEGFVAYLKQVGLQSRELPLEQGYVSMESLGQTMEDWIKGSGASF
- a CDS encoding SRPBCC family protein, whose translation is MKALRIILIIALVLAAAVLIVPLFSSATAEVSAETTIALQPEEIFPIVASFNSRYEWDPWYTQDSTADMRLEPAGGYVGSTYSWEGQRIGSGRMEVISVVENEYIESSLWFGEVEEPALVEWRFKPVDGGTHVTWSFSQETAYPIGRLGMMFGKIFLKQSFELGLANLKEWLETNPPSPPE
- a CDS encoding AMP-binding protein, translating into MNINEAIREPVQLEGAFYTLPGLRAYCREQSADSSVPAWRKELFSFLGLFLDPGGAPVLQKSSGSTGDPKSFILSREAMIRSAGRTIRYFNLRRGDRVLLALPVHYIAGKMMLVRALLGGLDLLLVEPSSRPLQHIGVPLDFAAMVPLQIEESLQYGDPLERIAKLLIGGGELHPATRGRLSTLSTPQIYESFGMTETYTHFALRRINGRKADPFFKLLEGVQIGLDSRGCLEVELSGITSGRLITNDLVKIHPGEHGFTWLGRFDNLINSGGIKIIPEVLEEQIRECLGHECLVLSEPDRKLGNRLVLLVEYPDKRPPLDKWLEQLSGTLSSYEIPRRILTTSSIPRNSSMKPDRTSARKLLL
- a CDS encoding o-succinylbenzoate synthase, coding for MVRATYITYPLIFVRPAGTSRGVLEEKPCWFIELENEEGKKGKGEVSYIPGLSMEDGEEMGIQLDHICKLINRGEMDPLQRLPSLPGVQFALETAVRDLETGGLRILYESSFTRGLEGIPTNGLIWMGSKAFMISQIRKKMQLGFRVLKLKVGSLDFSEELELLRWIRTEFGLVDLEIRLDANGAWEPGEALEKMEQFSRFSIHSVEQPIAPGQKEELAGLCAGSAIPVALDEELIGISDAKQRHLLLEAVKPAYLVLKPGLLGGFSVTSHWIALAGEYGAGWWITSALESSIGLNAIAQWTWQRGVSLHQGLGTGALYTNNIASPLQMSGDRLWYRPEVPWNLNPVKK
- a CDS encoding 1,4-dihydroxy-2-naphthoate polyprenyltransferase codes for the protein MNTTQIWLRAFRLRTLPLAVSATTLGSLLGFAENRFRWGVFIFGTLTTLFLQILSNLANDYGDARKGTDNERRLGPLRVTQAGLVSHRQIQWMIVVFVLLSLISGSLLIWFGLRGDEMLLFALFFLLGFSAIFAAIKYTIGKRPYGYVGFGDIMVFVYFGILGVAGTYFLHTHSLHPTILLPASSVGLFSAGVLNLNNLRDRENDAVNGKNTLVVRMGVRWAKTYHVVLLLTALVLAVIYTTLHFESYYQLIFLLPVPLLISDINTVITNTVPLELNRELKRLAMATLLFSISFGIGLVL
- the menB gene encoding 1,4-dihydroxy-2-naphthoyl-CoA synthase; this encodes MEKREWLRLREFEEIKFDFCKGIAKITINRPRYYNAFTPDTTREISEALVVCREKAEIRVVILTGEGEKAFCSGGDQNVKGFAGYVGKDGVPRLNVLDVQRQIRSLPKPVIAMVNGYAIGGGHVLHVVCDLSIASENARFGQTGPKVGSFDAGFGSSFLARHVGQKKAREIWFLCEQYTAAEALEMGLVNKVVPLDMLENTTVEWCNKIMKHSPIALRMIKAGLNAELDGQAGIQELAGNATMLYYMTEEAQEGKNAFLEKRDPDWDQFPKLP